CAGCGCCTCAAGCGTGCCAAATTGCTCAGCCACCACATACGGGGCGTGATTCGGCAGCATCACCCCGCCGGAACCTAGCCGAATCCGCTCAGTGTGCGCCGCGGCATGCGCAATGAGCACCGCAGGCGTTGCAGCAGCCACCCTGGGAATGTTGTGGTGTTCGGTAAACCAGAGTCGGTGATAGCCAAGCGCTTCGGCCATCTGCGCAGTTTGAGCTATTCGACGCAACGCCAAAGCCGCAGAATCTTGCTCATACACGCTGGCGAACTCCAGCAGTGAAGTCCTATACCGCATGAACGCGCCCACCTTTCTTCGAAAGTTGAATCAGATCGGCCGCCAAGCCTACTGCGTAAGCACCAATGGCCGGCAGTACCCATGCCAACTCCTGGCTCGCCAAGGGCCACGCCCCAAGCCCAATATCGATTACTCCAAGCTGTTCCAACAACGCCCAGGCCGAGAAGAAAGCCGCGGTCCAAGCCGAAAGACGAAACGCCCACAGCGTTGGATCAGCGTTGAGGCGAGCGCTCGCTTTGAAGATGCGACCGACCAACGTGGCTACGACCAGGGTGATCACGATGGGGTAGATAAAGGCGATAATTGGCGCAGCGATCTGCAAAACGGCTGAAAGCCCAAGGCTTGCGATGGCAAATGAGATGAAGCTAAACGTGCAGAGCCATGCACGGTAGCTCACCCCTGGGATGAGTCGGTGGAAAAACTCACTGGTGGCAGCCAGAAGGCCAACGGCTGTGGTCATGCATGCCAACAGGACGGTCAGGCCGAAGGCAAGTTGGCCGTATGGGCCTAGAACCTCATGGGCTGCTTGGGCGAGCATCACGGCGCCATCGTCAAAGTGTTCGGTGGTGTGCAAACCAATCAAACCAAGCCCCACATACACCGTGGCAAGCAGCGCGCCGGCAATCAAACTAACGATCACCGCTCGAGACACAATCGAACTTCCAGCGCCTTCTGATGCCTCGGCGGGCTTGCCTTGTGAACGCAACGCAGCAATGACCAAGATGCCAAAAGCCAGCGCAGCAATGGAATCCATGGTGAGGTATCCCTGCAAAAAGCCCGCACTTAAAGGCGCATGATCATAGGGCGGCTGCGGGCTTTGGGGCTGCACATGGGACTTATTGCTCAGCACCAACCCCAGCAACAAAAGCAATAAACCAAGCAGGATGGGGGTGAGCACCTTGCCTAGGTTGGCCACGATCTTTCCGGGATACAGCGCAAGCAATAGCGCTAGTGAGAAGAACAAGGCATTAAAGCCAGCATGCGCCACCATCGCGCTCGATTCGCCTACTGGCTCGAGCACCGGATCAACGACCGCCGAATAGCTCACCGCGCCCGTTCGTGGGATGGCGTACATCGCACCGACGGAAAGGTAGGCCACCACGCAGAACGCGATATTGAATACTTTGCCGGCGCGGGCACCGAGGCTTCGCACATCGGAGCCAGTCATTGCCATGGTGATGATGGTTAAAACAGGTAAGCCGATGCCGCCCAATAAGAACCCGAGCATCGCCGGGAGGAAATGTTCACCGGCGGCTTGTCCGAGCATGGGTGGGAAAATCAGATTGCCCGCACCAAAGAACATCGAAAATAACGTAAGCGCGGTGGGAATGATCACGCCAGCAGAACGTCGCACAAGAGTCCTTCTTTCGTTTCTTTAAACGCACGCATTGAAAAAGAGGGCGGCCTGTTCTACCTAGCACCGCCCTCGATGAAGAACATGCGATCTATGAACGCTGATCCAAAGCCTTGGCCATGCGCTCGAGTGCAGTTTCGAGAATCTCGCGAGAGGTAGCGAAATTAAGGCGCGCGTAGCCGCGGCCGAGTTCGCCAAACATGGTGCCCTCGTTGAGCGCTACGCGAGCGTGCTCGAGGAAGAACGCCGCCGGCTGCTCTAGACCACAATCGCGGAAGTCGATCCACAGCAAGTAGGTGGCATCAATGTTGCGAACCTTCGCGCCGGGCAGGCGCTTCGGAATCTCGCGGACAAGGAAGTCGCGGTTGGCTTGAAGATACGCCAGTTCTTCATCTAAGAATTCGCGTCCCTTGGAATAGGCAACTTCGGCGGCGAGCAAACCGAGGGTGGAAACGCCATCTTTGGTCACAGGGCTGAGCTGCTCCCAGCGCTGCACATCTTCAGGGTTGCTGAAAATAATTTGGGCGCACTTTAAGCCAGCGGTATTCCAAGCCTTGGAGGTAGCCGTGATGGTGATGCATTGCTTGGCTGCCAGTTCGGAAATCCCGGCGGCAACGATGTGGGTGTCTTCGTAGACGAGGGGCGCGTGGATTTCGTCGACAAGCAAACGAACATCATTGGCAGCGGCGAGTTCCACGATGCGCTCGAGCTCTTCGCGGCTGAAGGTAAAACCGAGCGGATTATAAGGGTTGCACAGCAGCATCGAACCGGCCGCTTTGAAAGCGCGCTCGAGTTCATCGAAGTCAAGGCCGTTGCTGACATCCAAGAAAATGCCCTCGCGATCAGTGGCGTCGAGCACCTGGAAGAACGGCGGGTAGGCGGGAACGGGCACGACCACCTTGGAGCCCGGTTGGCTAAATTCCTGGATGCCGATATACAAACCGCGCACCACATCAGGCAGCGGGAAGATCCACTCCGGGCGCGCAGGGAAACCATAACGATCCTGGTAGAACTGCGCGCAGGCCTGCTGCAAGCCCTCGGCCGATGGGGGATAGCCAAAGCGTTCTTCTTCCACAGCGGTGCGCAAAGCCTGGTGGATTTCAGGGCAGGTGGCGAAGTCAGATTCGGCCACCCACAAAGGGATCACATCCTCGTCGTGGCGAGTCCATTTCATGGTGTGGCGGGCACGGAGACGTTCATATTCGGGAAAATCCATACCCTCCAAGGTAGCCAAAGCCACCCCAAGAGGTTTCACTAGCTCGTTCAAGCCGTGAGGTGCAGGCCGTGGAGCCAGCGATGCGCCAAAGCAGCCGGCGTGCGATCAGGCCTGGAAGCCGAAAGCCTTGAGGCGTTCGCGAGATACTTCGTTGCTATTGGCGGTCAGTTCGAGCAGCTCGGCGTAGATGCCACCAGAGGTGGCCAGATCGGCTGGGGCGCCAATTTCGTCAATGCGGCCGTTCTTCAGCGTGACAATGGTGTCTACATCGGCGATGGTGGAAAGGCGGTGCGCGATGATGATGGTGGTGCGACCTTGCATCAGTTCATCCAAACCGGCTTGGACTGCGAGCTCGCTTTTGGTGTCGAGCGCTGAGGTGGCCTCGTCAAGCACGAGCACGGGGGCGTCTTTGAGCATGGCGCGGGCAACGGCAACGCGTTGTTTTTGGCCACCGGAAAGACGCAAACCACGCTCGCCAATGACGGTGTCGTAACCATCGGGGAATGCAGAGATGAAGTCGTGGGCGTTGGCGCGCTTGGCCACGGCGATGATTTCTTCATCGCTGGCATCGGGGCGTGCGTACGCGATGTTTTCGCGGATTGTGCCCGAAAAGAGGCTGGATTCCTGGAACACCACACCAACAGAGGCACGCAATTGCTCGGCGGAGACTTCGCTGATGTCGCGGCCGCATAAAGAAAGGTGGCCGTGGGTTGGGCGATAAAGGCCAAGCAGCAAATTAATCATGGTGGTTTTGCCGCCGCCGGATTCGCCCACCAAGGCGATGCGCTCGCCTGCTGCTGCGCGCAGGGAAATGTCTTTGAGCACCGGTTCGCCCTCGGAGTACTCAAAATAGACGTGATCGAATTGCACCGCCGGGACTTTGGCCTCGCTGTGCGGCGATGAGGGCAGGGCAAGGGGAGCGACGTGGGCGTCGACAAGCTCGGGCACATCATCGGTATGGGTAGCGGCGGCGATCTCGGGATTCACCGTGGCCTCGAGTTCCAAATCCATGACCTCGAAGTAGTCCTTCGAACCGGCGATGGCGCGCTGAGTGGTATCAACAACCCAGCTCATCATGGTCATGGGCATGCGAGCCATATTGACCAACTGGATCAGCAACACCATGTCGCCGATGGTGAAATAACCGTGCAAAGTGCGAAGAAACAGCGTGAGATAAATGCCGAAGAAGATCAGATTCATCGACGCCCCACGCAAGGTATCCATGAAATGCCACCAAGAAGACTGCCGCCTAGTCAAAGTGACCGTCTCACGGAAACGCCCAGCAAAGCTGCTGAGCTCGCGCACCTCCGCAACGAAACTTTTGACCACCTTCACCTGGCCGACGACCTCGGCAAAACGACCGCCCGCCAAGTCGATCTGACGGTTTTTCTGCCCCTCGATCTTCTGCCAACGCTTAGAAGTCAGCGAAGTCAGCCACATATAAATCGGAATGATCACTGCCAACAACACAGCCAGCGGCCAATAGTAACTAGCCGAAACACCCAACACCGCCACCATGGTGATGATCATGGGGAAGAAATTATTCGCCACCGCCTGCAGCGCCTGCGTAATCGAAGTGATCGAACGATCAAGCCGAGCAATGATGGTGCCAGTGACCTGATCATCAAAATAGCGCTGAGGCATGCCCAACAGCTTGGCAAAGTAGCGAGTAGAAAGAATCTGCCGCAAACGAGCAGCCATCACATCACCGATATAGCCACCAATGTTGTTAAACAACGTATTGGCAAACTGCACCGCCAACAGCGCAAGCGCCAACCAAATCACATGAGTGCTCACATCAGAAGCATCAACCTCGCCAGTAGTGGCAGCGACGATAGTATCCGTGGCGTTTTTAATGATGAAAGGAGTAAGCAGCGCCAGCACCGAAACCAGCACCGCATTGAGCACCACGCCAAGATAAAAAGGCCAGAGCACCCAGGCAGAGCGCAAAATTTTGCCGATTGCTTGCATAAGGAGGCTCCTTCGGTTGTGTTTCGGTTGCGTATCTGTTGCGTTTCGGTTGTGGCTTCTTAGAAGCAGCGCCGCACGTTGCGGTCGCTCGGTCGTAGCGGTTGCTGCCGCCGTAGCGGTCGCCCAGTCGCTGCCTCGCCCAGTCGCTGCCGCCGTAGCGCTCGCTTTGACGTTGCGGACGCTCGCTTTGACACTGCGCTCGACCACAAGGGCGTCGGCCAGCCCCAAACGCTGCGAACGATTAGAAAACCGGCTCATCTTTACACAAATTGCGGCAAATGGCACTTTGGGATTGTTTGTCGAATCAATTCAGGCGCTAGAGTTGCAGGTGTTGATGCACGCGAAGAACTGCGAGGAATACGTCTTGAAAAGCACACAGTTGCTCAAAGCTACGTCCGCTGCGGCGTTGCTGTCGTTGGCTTTAGTTGCCTGCGGTGGTTCGGAGACGGATGACGCTGCGGCGTCGATTAGCGCTAATGCGCCGGCTACTCCGGAGTTTGAGGCGAAGGACGTAGACGTTACAACGGTTGATGTTTCCCGCGACGCTGAGCACGACGATGGCCTGAACACCACCGTTCGTTTGCAGAGCGCGAATTACAACAGCCAGGGTGGAGGCTCGGTGATTTATGTGTTGCTCACCAACGACAATGATGCCCCGCTGCCTGCCGACGCATTCTCCGATCCCACTTTGACCGTCAATGGGGAAAGCATCGATCGGGTAGAAAACGGCACCGTTGATCTTGAGCTTCCGCTTGAGGCTCACGCTTCTACCAACCTCGCTTATGCTTTCGATGTGAATTTCGGCAATTTAAGCGATGCTGAATTCCAGATCGGCAACCTGAAGTTCAAGGGCAACTTCACCAATATCTAAGCTTTTGCAGTCCCGTCGCGGGGGTGGCTCGCGGCGGGGCTTTTGCATGCCTTGAGCTGTATCAATGCGTCATTCTGTGCTGGCGCGGGGGTGGGCCGAGGAAATGAGGTGGGATCCTCGGGCTGCGTTTTTACGTCAAACATATAGTGAGCACGGTTGCGACACCGCTTGAAGCAACCGCAGCCTGAGCCCAAGGAGACCACCGAGGCCTTCACGGCAGGTGGTTCGGGGGCGTCGAAAAAGTGGGGCAGCTTGGGGGAGCTGCAGGGGGCTTTTCGACGGGGCCGCTGCGGGGTGTTCGCAGCCGTGCTTCCTTTTGGGGCAAGGTTTTTAGCTTTTCGACGCCACCGCACCCACCCCCTCTGCCATCCACCCTTCTTAGCGCCGATATGCAGCAGGTGTGCTGTTCGTGGGTGCTGTGTTGGCAATCATGACGTCACTGCTTGGCTAGCCCCTCGGGGGTAGTGCTTTAGAAAAACTTTTGGATTTGAGGGAACCGTTCGCCCGGAATTTCGTCTAACAGAAGTAGCAGGGTTTTCTGCCCTGCCGACATTGTTGAATACGGAAGGAAACCTCCCGTGCAGAAATTGGGTCTACATAACGGCAACACGCAACCTGCCTTCTATGCCCGGCGAAGCTTATGGAGTCTTGGTTGCCTGGCTTTCATGCTCACCAGTTGCGCTTTGGGTGCAGGAGGAGGAGCAGGAACAGAAACCTCAAGCGGCAGTGTCGCTAAGGGGCTGCAAGGTGTTGGCGATGATCGTGCTGGCGGTACTGATGGGCAAGCAGGCGAATTTACGGCTGATGGTAAAAGAATTTATCTCGGGGAAGTTTTTGCGCCCAACGTAAATGAGACTGACTTCTTTGACGTGTGCAGTGCGGTGCCAGAGTCCTTGTTGCAGGAATACAAGCTCACGTTGGCTCCAGAAGAAATGCAACACCCGTCGCATAACCCGGCCAGGGGAGTGGCGATGTGTAGCTATTTCATGGGAGGACCAGGGCCTGATCCTATTGGGACTTTGAGCTTCATGTCGACGCTTCAAAGCAAT
This window of the Corynebacterium pseudopelargi genome carries:
- the brnQ gene encoding branched-chain amino acid transport system II carrier protein, with protein sequence MRRSAGVIIPTALTLFSMFFGAGNLIFPPMLGQAAGEHFLPAMLGFLLGGIGLPVLTIITMAMTGSDVRSLGARAGKVFNIAFCVVAYLSVGAMYAIPRTGAVSYSAVVDPVLEPVGESSAMVAHAGFNALFFSLALLLALYPGKIVANLGKVLTPILLGLLLLLLGLVLSNKSHVQPQSPQPPYDHAPLSAGFLQGYLTMDSIAALAFGILVIAALRSQGKPAEASEGAGSSIVSRAVIVSLIAGALLATVYVGLGLIGLHTTEHFDDGAVMLAQAAHEVLGPYGQLAFGLTVLLACMTTAVGLLAATSEFFHRLIPGVSYRAWLCTFSFISFAIASLGLSAVLQIAAPIIAFIYPIVITLVVATLVGRIFKASARLNADPTLWAFRLSAWTAAFFSAWALLEQLGVIDIGLGAWPLASQELAWVLPAIGAYAVGLAADLIQLSKKGGRVHAV
- a CDS encoding MalY/PatB family protein, which gives rise to MDFPEYERLRARHTMKWTRHDEDVIPLWVAESDFATCPEIHQALRTAVEEERFGYPPSAEGLQQACAQFYQDRYGFPARPEWIFPLPDVVRGLYIGIQEFSQPGSKVVVPVPAYPPFFQVLDATDREGIFLDVSNGLDFDELERAFKAAGSMLLCNPYNPLGFTFSREELERIVELAAANDVRLLVDEIHAPLVYEDTHIVAAGISELAAKQCITITATSKAWNTAGLKCAQIIFSNPEDVQRWEQLSPVTKDGVSTLGLLAAEVAYSKGREFLDEELAYLQANRDFLVREIPKRLPGAKVRNIDATYLLWIDFRDCGLEQPAAFFLEHARVALNEGTMFGELGRGYARLNFATSREILETALERMAKALDQRS
- a CDS encoding ABC transporter ATP-binding protein; translated protein: MQAIGKILRSAWVLWPFYLGVVLNAVLVSVLALLTPFIIKNATDTIVAATTGEVDASDVSTHVIWLALALLAVQFANTLFNNIGGYIGDVMAARLRQILSTRYFAKLLGMPQRYFDDQVTGTIIARLDRSITSITQALQAVANNFFPMIITMVAVLGVSASYYWPLAVLLAVIIPIYMWLTSLTSKRWQKIEGQKNRQIDLAGGRFAEVVGQVKVVKSFVAEVRELSSFAGRFRETVTLTRRQSSWWHFMDTLRGASMNLIFFGIYLTLFLRTLHGYFTIGDMVLLIQLVNMARMPMTMMSWVVDTTQRAIAGSKDYFEVMDLELEATVNPEIAAATHTDDVPELVDAHVAPLALPSSPHSEAKVPAVQFDHVYFEYSEGEPVLKDISLRAAAGERIALVGESGGGKTTMINLLLGLYRPTHGHLSLCGRDISEVSAEQLRASVGVVFQESSLFSGTIRENIAYARPDASDEEIIAVAKRANAHDFISAFPDGYDTVIGERGLRLSGGQKQRVAVARAMLKDAPVLVLDEATSALDTKSELAVQAGLDELMQGRTTIIIAHRLSTIADVDTIVTLKNGRIDEIGAPADLATSGGIYAELLELTANSNEVSRERLKAFGFQA